A DNA window from Drosophila pseudoobscura strain MV-25-SWS-2005 chromosome 2, UCI_Dpse_MV25, whole genome shotgun sequence contains the following coding sequences:
- the LOC4801063 gene encoding organic cation transporter protein, with the protein MDFEEILAKCGNSSRYQFLLLSLYGFLMVVISMHYFSQNVISFVPDHWCYHEQLANRSFADIQAIYSQFERPACTRLLSIDPDGRNATLSPERCNRWIYKYDFGYKSMNTELNWVCDEAYKPRVGQSLFFVGSVCGTLVFGLLGDRIGRIKALILANWCGFLGDFSTIFAESLTSFSLSRFVSGLAADANSYLMYILILEYVSPSLRNVGLNTVLGSFYCLGLIGASWLAVWVGHWRIFLACSSLPLLLVTLFYFLVQESAQWLVTRNDIDGAITRLQRVAKINRREVSDDDFKAFRGYCERHYQKEAQAAKSQTKLLDMLKTPRMRSTAFKLLMIFIIITPCYNTIARNVEGLGISPFIMFSLNALTLPPSGYLQGLLQDRIGRKATAVSWMAITGLFAAGAGLVISLGRNQNVLLLVGLTLAARFGVSIADGASSQFSTELIPTCVRGRGVAVVHVAGFAASFLSPYILHLGTYFRPAPSIILGLLFLAGAYVCLLLPETRNRKLPMSLAEGEEFGKGERMFDFLRNLRKGESQEVETGVEMAAKAKEEDTLMTKTAQQ; encoded by the exons ATGGATTTCGAGGAGATTCTGGCCAAGTGCGGCAACAGCAGTCGCTATCAGTTCCTGCTGCTCTCTCTGTACGGCTTCCTCATGGTCGTCATATCGATGCACTATTTCTCCCAGAATGTGATCAGCTTTGTGCCCGACCACTGGTGCTATCACGAGCAGCTGGCCAACCGAAGCTTTGCCGATATCCAGGCCATCTATTCGCAGTTCGAGAGACCAGCCTGCACGCGACTGTTGTCGATCGATCCGGATGGCCGCAATGCCACACTAAGCCCAGAGCGCTGCAATCGATGGATTTACAAATATGACTTCGGATACAAGAGCATGAACACGGAG CTGAACTGGGTGTGCGATGAGGCCTATAAGCCGCGAGTGGGTCAGTCTCTGTTCTTTGTGGGCTCCGTCTGTGGCACTCTTGTGTTCGGTTTGCTTGGCGATCGCATTGGCAGAATCAAGGCTCTGATATTGGCCAACTGGTGCGGCTTCCTGGGCGATTTCTCCACGATATTTGCAGAAAGTTTGACTTCATTTTCCCTGAGTCGCTTTGTGTCTGGTCTGGCGGCCGATGCCAACTCGTATCTCATGTACATACTGA TTCTCGAATATGTCTCGCCCTCACTGCGAAATGTTGGCCTCAACACCGTTTTGGGCAGCTTCTACTGCCTGGGCCTGATTGGGGCCTCGTGGCTGGCCGTTTGGGTGGGTCACTGGCGCATTTTCCTGGCCTGCTcctcgctgccactgctgctcgTGACGCTCTTCTACTTCCTGGTCCAGGAGAGTGCCCAGTGGCTGGTCACGCGCAACGATATCGATGGAGCCATTACGAGGCTTCAGCGCGTGGCCAAAATCAATCGCCGCGAGGTCAGCGACGATGACTTCAAGGCGTTCCGTGGCTACTGTGAGCGGCACTACCAGAAGGAGGCCCAGGCAGCGAAAAGTCAGACCAAATTGCTCGACATGCTCAAGACGCCGCGCATGCGCAGTACCGCATTCAAACTGCTGATGATTTT CATAATTATCACGCCCTGCTACAACACCATTGCCCGGAACGTGGAGGGTCTGGGCATCTCGCCCTTCATCATGTTCTCCCTGAACGCCCTGACGTTGCCGCCCTCGGGCTACCTGCAGGGCCTGCTGCAGGATCGCATCGGTCGCAAGGCCACTGCCGTCAGTTGGATGGCCATCACGGGGCTGTTTGCCGCTGGTGCGGGTCTCGTCATATCGCTGGGCAGAAATCAGAATGTGCTACTGCTGGTGGGCCTGACGCTGGCCGCCCGCTTCGGGGTGTCCATTGCCGATGGGGCCAGCTCGCAGTTCTCCACGGAGCTCATTCCCACCTGCGTGCGTGGTCGGGGGGTGGCTGTGGTTCATGTGGCCGGCTTTGCCGCCTCCTTCCTCTCGCCCTACATCCTGCACCTCGGAACGTACTTCAGGCCGGCCCCTTCGATCATACTGGGTCTGCTCTTCTTGGCAGGGGCCTACGTCTGCCTATTGCTGCCCGAGACGCGTAATCGGAAGCTGCCCATGTCCCTGGCGGAGGGCGAGGAATTCGGCAAAGGAGAACGCATGTTCGACTTTCTCCGTAATCTGAGAAAAGGAGAGAGCCAGGAGGTGGAAACAGGGGTCGAAATGGCTGCCAAGGCCAAGGAAGAGGACACTCTCATGACGAAAACTGCGCAACAATAG
- the LOC4801062 gene encoding organic cation transporter-like protein isoform X1 — translation MRVAATESGRATHPIERFPQTPTPQSQQHAPRLATPHHITPLHSLSDSEMDFEKILGKCGDCHRYQYMLMALYGFLMFVVSRHYFAQNVISFVPDHWCHHPDLEHRSFEEIAAIYSQFENPSCTRLASIDPDGSNATASSEACDRWIYNYDFGFRSMNAELNWVCDAAYKARVGQSLFFVGSMCGTLIFGLLGDTIGRIKAMILANWCGFLGDSATIFAQSLVTFSVSRFVSGLAAEANAYLMYILALEYVSPSLRNVGLNLILSVFYSLGMISASWQAVWVGEWRTFMAWSAVPLLLVTLFYFLVQESAQWLVTRHDIDGALLRLRRVAHFNRREVSEEDFEQFRVHCKGQESASSHHSMQRQSKLMDALKTPRLRLRMINVLLVFTIITLCYNTVSRNVEGLGLSPFIMFTLFALTLPPSGLFQAQAQKSMGRKFTAVSSMVATGLMTAACGILLTFWKQPSPVLLVALILTSRFGISVCTGATMQISAELVPTCVRSGILAVAHVSGAAFSFVSPFILHLDTYFRAASSIIICLLLFASAWICLLMPETRNKKLPMSLAEGEQFGKGERMFDFLRRPKKEDEADLSAETHQKLVPE, via the exons ATGCGCGTGGCAGCCACAGAGAGCGGACGAGCGACGCACCCCATTGAGCGCTTTCCCCAGACCCCAACCCCCCAGTCCCAGCAGCACGCGCCACGCCTCGCCACGCCGCATCACATCACACCACTCCACAGCTTAAGCGACTCCGAGATGGACTTTGAGAAGATACTGGGCAAGTGTGGCGACTGTCATCGCTACCAGTACATGCTGATGGCGCTCTACGGCTTCCTAATGTTCGTCGTCTCCAGGCACTACTTCGCCCAGAATGTGATCAGCTTTGTGCCCGACCACTGGTGCCACCACCCAGATCTGGAGCATCGCAGCTTTGAGGAGATCGCGGCCATCTATTCGCAGTTCGAGAATCCCTCCTGCACGCGACTGGCATCCATCGATCCGGACGGAAGCAACGCCACGGCGAGCAGCGAGGCCTGCGATCGGTGGATCTACAACTACGATTTCGGGTTCAGGAGCATGAATGCCGAA CTCAACTGGGTCTGTGATGCCGCCTACAAGGCGCGTGTGGGTCAATCCCTGTTCTTTGTGGGATCCATGTGCGGAACACTGATCTTCGGACTGCTTGGCGACACCATCGGACGCATCAAGGCGATGATCTTGGCCAACTGGTGCGGCTTTCTGGGCGACTCGGCCACCATCTTTGCGCAGAGCTTGGTGACATTCTCAGTGAGTCGGTTCGTGTCTGGGCTAGCGGCCGAAGCCAATGCCTACCTGATGTATATTCTGG CGCTCGAGTACGTGTCGCCCTCGCTGCGCAATGTTGGCCTGAACCTAATCTTGTCCGTCTTCTACTCTCTGGGCATGATTAGTGCCTCTTGGCAGGCCGTCTGGGTGGGCGAGTGGCGCACGTTTATGGCCTGGTCCGCCGTGCCCCTGCTACTGGTAACCCTGTTCTACTTCCTGGTCCAGGAGAGTGCCCAGTGGCTGGTCACCCGCCACGACATCGACGGAGCCCTGCTGCGGCTGAGGCGGGTGGCACACTTCAATCGGCGCGAGGTCAGCGAGGAGGACTTTGAGCAGTTCCGCGTCCACTGCAAGGGCCAGGAATCGGCCAGCAGTCATCACTCCATGCAGAGGCAGTCCAAGCTGATGGATGCCCTAAAGACGCCTCGCCTCCGCCTCAGGATGATCAAcgtgttgctggtgtt CACCATTATCACCCTCTGCTACAACACCGTGTCCCGTAATGTGGAGGGTCTCGGCCTCTCGCCCTTCATCATGTTCACTTTGTTCGCCCTGACGCTGCCACCCTCGGGGCTgttccaggcccaggcccaaaaGAGTATGGGTCGCAAGTTTACGGCGGTGAGCAGCATGGTTGCCACTGGTCTAATGACAGCCGCCTGCGGCATACTCCTGACCTTCTGGAAACAGCCCAGCCCGGTCCTGCTGGTGGCCCTCATTCTGACCTCGCGGTTCGGAATCTCCGTCTGTACCGGGGCCACCATGCAGATCTCCGCGGAGCTTGTGCCCACCTGCGTGCGGTCCGGTATCCTGGCGGTGGCCCATGTCAGCGGAGCGGCCTTCTCCTTCGTCTCGCCATTCATCCTGCATCTGGACACGTATTTTCGGGCTGCCTCCTCGATTATCATCTGTCTGCTGCTCTTTGCCAGCGCCTGGATCTGCCTGCTTATGCCGGAGACCCGCAACAAGAAGCTGCCAATGTCCCTGGCCGAGGGCGAGCAGTTCGGCAAGGGCGAGCGCATGTTCGACTTCCTGCGGCGCCCCAAAAAGGAAGACGAGGCCGATCTCAGTGCCGAGACCCATCAGAAACTTGTGCCCGAATAA
- the LOC4801062 gene encoding organic cation transporter-like protein isoform X2: MISASWQAVWVGEWRTFMAWSAVPLLLVTLFYFLVQESAQWLVTRHDIDGALLRLRRVAHFNRREVSEEDFEQFRVHCKGQESASSHHSMQRQSKLMDALKTPRLRLRMINVLLVFTIITLCYNTVSRNVEGLGLSPFIMFTLFALTLPPSGLFQAQAQKSMGRKFTAVSSMVATGLMTAACGILLTFWKQPSPVLLVALILTSRFGISVCTGATMQISAELVPTCVRSGILAVAHVSGAAFSFVSPFILHLDTYFRAASSIIICLLLFASAWICLLMPETRNKKLPMSLAEGEQFGKGERMFDFLRRPKKEDEADLSAETHQKLVPE, from the exons ATGATTAGTGCCTCTTGGCAGGCCGTCTGGGTGGGCGAGTGGCGCACGTTTATGGCCTGGTCCGCCGTGCCCCTGCTACTGGTAACCCTGTTCTACTTCCTGGTCCAGGAGAGTGCCCAGTGGCTGGTCACCCGCCACGACATCGACGGAGCCCTGCTGCGGCTGAGGCGGGTGGCACACTTCAATCGGCGCGAGGTCAGCGAGGAGGACTTTGAGCAGTTCCGCGTCCACTGCAAGGGCCAGGAATCGGCCAGCAGTCATCACTCCATGCAGAGGCAGTCCAAGCTGATGGATGCCCTAAAGACGCCTCGCCTCCGCCTCAGGATGATCAAcgtgttgctggtgtt CACCATTATCACCCTCTGCTACAACACCGTGTCCCGTAATGTGGAGGGTCTCGGCCTCTCGCCCTTCATCATGTTCACTTTGTTCGCCCTGACGCTGCCACCCTCGGGGCTgttccaggcccaggcccaaaaGAGTATGGGTCGCAAGTTTACGGCGGTGAGCAGCATGGTTGCCACTGGTCTAATGACAGCCGCCTGCGGCATACTCCTGACCTTCTGGAAACAGCCCAGCCCGGTCCTGCTGGTGGCCCTCATTCTGACCTCGCGGTTCGGAATCTCCGTCTGTACCGGGGCCACCATGCAGATCTCCGCGGAGCTTGTGCCCACCTGCGTGCGGTCCGGTATCCTGGCGGTGGCCCATGTCAGCGGAGCGGCCTTCTCCTTCGTCTCGCCATTCATCCTGCATCTGGACACGTATTTTCGGGCTGCCTCCTCGATTATCATCTGTCTGCTGCTCTTTGCCAGCGCCTGGATCTGCCTGCTTATGCCGGAGACCCGCAACAAGAAGCTGCCAATGTCCCTGGCCGAGGGCGAGCAGTTCGGCAAGGGCGAGCGCATGTTCGACTTCCTGCGGCGCCCCAAAAAGGAAGACGAGGCCGATCTCAGTGCCGAGACCCATCAGAAACTTGTGCCCGAATAA
- the LOC4801061 gene encoding solute carrier family 22 member 6: MDFDKILEKCGNAGRYQYLMILLLGYIAFTTTVHYYSQNIIGFVPQHWCYHDQLADLSFEEIAAIYAPFGKDASCTRLEKIEGNNLTVSSEACQRWIYNYDYGFRSMNAELNWVCDDAYKARIGQSLFFLGSLMGTFTFGMLGDRIGRVRAVILANQCGFVGDFLTTYATNLVQFASFRCISGLAATANYYLMFILVLEYLAPKLRNLAISGTLGICFCLGALVAPWLSVLAGNWRIYLTCSALLQLVVALFYFVVQESAQWLITRTNVEGAIARLKHIAHFNGRQVAAADFEAFRRNCIAKRKLSNQPEQTAGIIDLMRTPNLRKISLLVVLIFMLTSLSFNTISRNVEGLGMSPFVVFSLFALVVPPSGFIQGLLQSRVGRKATAFLAMLCTGLLSCALGVALSTEGAQSSVTLLLSFALPMRLGISLCYTVTSQYASELLPTCVRSRGIAAVHLAAAGASFLSPYLIHLGTKLAAATSLILALLLLTASFCTLMLPETNNRQLPITLADGEAFGKGESMLSFDCWRPHDDDVAKQPAEELKLHQINGQTEAEV; the protein is encoded by the exons ATGGACTTTGACAAGATCTTGGAGAAGTGCGGAAATGCGGGTCGCTATCAGTACCTCATGATACTGCTGCTCGGCTATATCGCCTTCACCACGACCGTCCACTACTACTCACAGAACATCATCGGGTTTGTTCCCCAGCATTGGTGCTACCACGATCAGCTGGCGGACCTCAGCTTCGAGGAGATCGCGGCCATCTATGCGCCCTTTGGCAAGGACGCCTCCTGCACCCGCCTGGAGAAGATCGAGGGCAACAATCTGACGGTCAGTTCGGAGGCCTGCCAGCGCTGGATCTACAACTACGACTATGGATTCAGGAGCATGAATGCCGAG CTCAATTGGGTCTGCGATGACGCCTACAAGGCACGCATCGGCCAGTCGCTGTTCTTCCTGGGCTCCCTGATGGGCACCTTTACCTTTGGCATGCTGGGCGACAGGATTGGGCGAGTGCGAGCCGTGATCCTGGCCAACCAGTGCGGCTTCGTCGGCGACTTCCTTACCACCTACGCGACGAATCTGGTGCAGTTTGCCAGCTTTCGCTGCATTTCGGGTCTGGCCGCCACAGCCAATTATTATCTGATGTTTATTCTGG TTCTGGAATACTTGGCCCCCAAGCTAAGAAATTTGGCCATTAGCGGAACCCTGGGTATTTGCTTCTGCTTGGGGGCCCTGGTGGCACCCTGGCTATCGGTGCTGGCCGGCAACTGGCGCATCTACTTGACCTGCTCggccctgctgcagctggtggTGGCCCTGTTCTACTTTGTGGTGCAGGAGAGCGCCCAGTGGCTGATCACGCGGACCAATGTGGAGGGAGCCATTGCCCGGCTGAAGCACATTGCCCACTTCAATGGCCGCCAAGTGGCGGCTGCGGACTTTGAGGCATTCCGCAGAAACTGCATAGCCAAGAGGAAGCTATCGAATCAGCCGGAACAGACGGCTGGGATCATTGACCTGATGCGAACACCCAATCTGCGCAAGATCTCCTTGCTGGTGGTACTGATCTT CATGCTGACTTCCTTGAGCTTCAATACCATTTCCCGGAATGTCGAGGGCTTGGGTATGTCGCCCTTTGTGGTCTTCTCGCTGTTTGCTTTGGTCGTCCCGCCATCGGGCTTCATCCAGGGTCTCCTGCAGAGCCGAGTGGGTCGCAAGGCCACTGCCTTCCTGGCCATGCTCTGCACGGGGCTGCTGTCCTGCGCCCTGGGCGTGGCCCTGTCCACGGAGGGAGCCCAGAGCAGTgtgacgctgctgctgtcctttGCCCTGCCCATGCGGCTGGGCATCTCCTTGTGCTACACAGTCACCTCCCAGTACGCCTCCGAGCTGCTGCCCACCTGTGTCCGATCGCGGGGCATTGCCGCAGTGCATCTGGCGGCCGCGGGTGCCTCCTTTCTGTCGCCCTATCTCATACATTTGGGCACAAAACTGGCAGCGGCCACGTCCCTGATCCTGGCCCTGCTACTGCTGACGGCCTCCTTCTGCACCCTCATGCTGCCGGAGACCAACAACAG ACAACTTCCCATCACCTTGGCCGATGGCGAGGCCTTTGGCAAGGGCGAGTCCATGCTCTCCTTTGATTGCTGGCGGCCCCACGATGACGACGTGGCCAAGCAGCCCGCCGAAGAGCTGAAGCTCCACCAGATCAACGGCCAAACGGAGGCAGAAGTCTAG
- the btsz gene encoding synaptotagmin-like protein 4 isoform X9, producing MKQVNRLIGPRRAAKAAKPKEATSYNAFVSPASTDAPMARVHNYGRGKATPAGSSLPSSSAGKIQYAALNRMRKNRKIDDPPSQRPRRTKWRRLLGACWWRRKRRRRPRSYKDYWGTGGGGAKAKRSLCCCRWGRARGKAYSCDSEEEDDDIDAKVAAYIVEMKQREAVASKQKEAKVAAEELTRSPVIGQRQAADQATGNASPVQSRASNEAWPVQSDEDIDRLVAMHQNRSSLSSLGVRSESMASVYSGAGEGRYGTVVVKGQVEFAMQYNYKLAALEIHVVRCKDLAAVDAKRNRSDPYVKVYLLPDKSKAGKRKTKVKKHTLNPIFDETMRFHTPISSLESRTLWLTVWHSDMFGRNDFLGEVSVNLQGRVFDNPQSQWYLLQERSEPFDEVATYRGDIVVGLKYIPPENLKSSFFSRGSSLTGSSSNLRKFGGSIKSVASKSDRSAKGGQLHVLVKEAKHLSPIKANGSCDAFCKSYLLPDRTRSSKQKTPVVKRTLHPSWNYTFVYEDVSLEDLSERALELTVWDHDRLASNEFVGGIRFSLGTGRSFGRQVEWMDATGKELSLWQNMLDRPNFWVEGSLVLRSSLDGIRATLP from the exons ATGAAACAAGTGAATCGCTTAATTGGCCCGCGGCGTGCGGCAAAGGCAGCGAAGCCAAAAGAAGCCACCAGCTACAACGCCTTCGTGTCGCCGGCCTCCACCGATGCACCCATGGCGCGGGTGCACAACTATGGCAGAGGGAAGGCGACGCCGGCTGGCTCCTCGCTGCCCTCCAGTTCGGCGGGCAAGATCCAGTACGCGGCCCTCAATCGGATGCGCAAGAACCGAAAGATAGACGATCCGCCCAGCCAGCGCCCACGCAGAACCAAGTGGCGGCGTCTGCTGGGCGCCTGCTGGTGGCGGCGGAAACGGCGCCGTCGCCCACGCAGCTACAAAGATTACTGGGGCACTGGGGGCGGTGGGGCCAAGGCCAAGCGGAgtctctgctgctgtcgctgggGCAGGGCACGCGGCAAGGCGTACAGCTGTGactccgaggaggaggacgacgacaTCGATGCCAAGGTGGCGGCCTACATCGTGGAGATGAAGCAGCGCGAGGCAGTGGCCAGCAAGCAAA AAGAGGCCAAAGTGGCCGCCGAGGAGCTCACACGTTCGCCGGTGATTGGACAGCGGCAGGCGGCGGATCAGGCCACCGGCAACGCCAGTCCCGTGCAGTCGCGGGCCTCCAACGAGGCCTGGCCGGTGCAGTCGGACGAGGACATCGATCGTCTGGTGGCCATGCATCAGAACCGCAGCAGCCTCAGCTCTTTGGGG GTTCGGTCGGAGTCCATGGCCAGCGTGTACTCCGGTGCCGGCGAGGGTCGCTACGGCACTGTGGTGGTCAAGGGTCAGGTGGAGTTCGCCATGCAGTACAATTACAAGCTGGCCGCCCTGGAGATCCATGTGGTGCGCTGCAAGGATCTAGCCGCCGTCGATGCCAAGCGCAACCGCAGCGATCCCTATGTGAAG GTATACCTGCTGCCGGATAAATCAAAGGCCGGCAAGCGCAAAACCAAAGTCAAGAAGCACACTCTCAATCCCATCTTTGACGAGACGATGCGCTTCCACACGCCCATCTCCAGCCTGGAGTCGCGCACCCTGTGGCTGACCGTCTGGCACTCGGACATGTTCGGGCGCAACGATTTCCTCGGCGAGGTCTCTGTCAATCTGCAGGGACGCGTCTTTGACAATCCCCAGTCGCAGTGGTATCTCCTCCAAGAAAGG AGCGAACCCTTCGACGAGGTGGCCACCTACAGAGGCGACATTGTCGTGGGCCTCAAGTACATTCCCCCCGAGAATCTGAAGTCGTCGTTCTTCTCGCGCGGCTCCTCCCTCACGGGCAGCTCCTCGAATCTGCGCAAATTTGGGGGCAGCATCAAGTCCGTGGCCTCGAAATCGGACCGCAGTGCCAAGGGCGGACAGCTGCATGTCCTGGTCAAGGAGGCCAAACACCTGAGTCCCATCAAGGCCAACGGCAGCTGCGATGCCTTCTGCAAGAG TTATCTACTGCCGGACCGCACGCGCAGCTCCAAGCAGAAGACCCCAGTGGTGAAGCGCACTCTGCATCCCAGCTGGAACTACACCTTTGTGTACGAGGATGTGTCGCTGGAGGACTTGTCGGAGCGCGCCCTGGAGCTGACCGTCTGGGATCACGATCGGCTGGCCAGCAACGAGTTTGTCGGCGGCATACGCTTCTCCTTGGGCACGG GTCGCAGCTTTGGCCGCCAGGTGGAATGGATGGATGCCACTGGCAAGGAGCTATCGCTGTGGCAGAACATGCTGGATCGACCCAATTTCTGGGTGGAGGGCAGCTTGGTGCTGCGCTCCAGTCTGGACGGCATTCGAGCCACGTTGCCATAG